In a genomic window of Neoarius graeffei isolate fNeoGra1 chromosome 13, fNeoGra1.pri, whole genome shotgun sequence:
- the plpbp gene encoding pyridoxal phosphate homeostasis protein isoform X2, with amino-acid sequence MWRVTMSEEVGKKMQAVVDRVNLAVTRRPKTLPCIAPRLVAVSKTKPPDMVVEAYKHGQRNFGENYVNELVEKASHPLILTSCPEIKWHFIGHLQKGNVNKLLGVPNLYMVETIDSVKLADKLNSSWQKLRSSNTCGLKVMVQINTSGEESKHGLHPDKTIDTVKHIVSNCPALAFSGLMTIGRYGYDLREGPNPDFQSLQIIQSPWPFWCSLLFSSLYRFSMGFRSGGLRLPWQKFDSYV; translated from the exons ATGTGGAGAGTAACGATGTCGGAAGAGGTTGGGAAAAAGATGCAAGCGGTGGTGGACCGGGTAAATTTAGCGGTCACCCGACGCCCAAAG ACATTACCATGCATTGCACCGAGGTTAGTTGCTGTGAGTAAAACCAAGCCTCCAGACATGGTAGTTGAAGCTTATAAACATGGCCAACGCAACTTTGGAGAAAACTAT GTAAATGAGCTTGTGGAAAAAGCCTCTCACCCTCTG ATTTTGACATCATGCCCTGAAATTAAATGGCACTTCATTGGACATCTACAGAAGGGCAATGTTAATAAACTCTTGG GTGTTCCAAACCTTTACATGGTCGAGACAATTGACTCTGTAAAACTGGCTGACAAACTTAACAGCTCATGGCAGAAGTTACGATCATCTAACACCTGTGGGTTAAAGGTCATGGTTCAGATCAACACCAGCGGCGAGGAAA GTAAACATGGCCTGCATCCTGATAAAACTATTGATACAGTCAAACACATTGTGTCTAATTGTCCTGCACTGGCCTTCTCTGGACTGATGACTATTGGTCGTTATGGTTATGATCTCCGTGAAGGCCCCAATCCGGACTTCCAG tctctccagatcatccagagtcCTTGGCCCTTCTGGtgttctctcctcttcagctcactgtataggttttcaatggggttcaggtcagggggacTGAGATTGCCATGGCAGAAGTTTGATTCCTATGtttag